The Chrysemys picta bellii isolate R12L10 chromosome 5, ASM1138683v2, whole genome shotgun sequence genome includes a window with the following:
- the RWDD4 gene encoding RWD domain-containing protein 4 isoform X3 yields MAANEDQEMELEALRSIYEGDECFKELSPVSFQYRIGENGNPKAFLIEISWPETYPQTAPNISMNAFFNNTISSAIKQSILDKLMEEVEVNLGTAMTYTLFEYAKDNKELFMENQPVHIVTSVGNNISIGTHEIAPSSKKRDKKEQLSKTQKRKLADKTDHKGELPRGWNWVDVIKHLSKTGSKDDE; encoded by the exons ATGGAGCTAGAAGCATTACGTTCTATTTATGAAGGAGATGAGTGTTTCAAAGAACTTAGTCCTGTTTCCTTTCAGTATAGG ATAGGTGAAAATGGCAATCCCAAAGCCTTCCTAATAGAAATTTCATGGCCAGAAACGTACCCCCAGACAGCTCCAAACATATCCATGAATGCTTTCTTCAACAACACCAT ATCTTCAGCTATAAAACAAAGTATATTGGATAAATTAATGGAAGAAGTTGAAGTTAATCTTGGAACGGCCATGACATACACACTTTTTGAATATGCCAAAGATAATAAAGAATTGTTCATGGAAAATCAACCTGTTCATATTGTG aCATCTGTAGGCAATAACATCTCAATTGGAACTCATGAAATAGCCCCATCAAGTAAGAAAAGAGACAAAAAGGAGCAGTTGTCCAAAACCCAGAAACGAAAGCTAGCAGACAAAACAG ATCACAAAGGGGAGCTTCCTCGAGGATGGAACTGGGTGGATGTAATTAAG CAT TTAAGCAAAACGGGTTCTAAAGATGATGAATAA
- the RWDD4 gene encoding RWD domain-containing protein 4 isoform X1 produces MAANEDQEMELEALRSIYEGDECFKELSPVSFQYRIGENGNPKAFLIEISWPETYPQTAPNISMNAFFNNTISSAIKQSILDKLMEEVEVNLGTAMTYTLFEYAKDNKELFMENQPVHIVIPLGVGHLSVKDKNTSVSCFQTSVGNNISIGTHEIAPSSKKRDKKEQLSKTQKRKLADKTDHKGELPRGWNWVDVIKLSKTGSKDDE; encoded by the exons ATGGAGCTAGAAGCATTACGTTCTATTTATGAAGGAGATGAGTGTTTCAAAGAACTTAGTCCTGTTTCCTTTCAGTATAGG ATAGGTGAAAATGGCAATCCCAAAGCCTTCCTAATAGAAATTTCATGGCCAGAAACGTACCCCCAGACAGCTCCAAACATATCCATGAATGCTTTCTTCAACAACACCAT ATCTTCAGCTATAAAACAAAGTATATTGGATAAATTAATGGAAGAAGTTGAAGTTAATCTTGGAACGGCCATGACATACACACTTTTTGAATATGCCAAAGATAATAAAGAATTGTTCATGGAAAATCAACCTGTTCATATTGTG atcccactgggagttgggcatctgagtgttaaagacaagaacacttctgtaagctgctttcag aCATCTGTAGGCAATAACATCTCAATTGGAACTCATGAAATAGCCCCATCAAGTAAGAAAAGAGACAAAAAGGAGCAGTTGTCCAAAACCCAGAAACGAAAGCTAGCAGACAAAACAG ATCACAAAGGGGAGCTTCCTCGAGGATGGAACTGGGTGGATGTAATTAAG TTAAGCAAAACGGGTTCTAAAGATGATGAATAA
- the RWDD4 gene encoding RWD domain-containing protein 4 isoform X2: MAANEDQEMELEALRSIYEGDECFKELSPVSFQYRIGENGNPKAFLIEISWPETYPQTAPNISMNAFFNNTISSAIKQSILDKLMEEVEVNLGTAMTYTLFEYAKDNKELFMENQPVHIVTSVGNNISIGTHEIAPSSKKRDKKEQLSKTQKRKLADKTDHKGELPRGWNWVDVIKLSKTGSKDDE; the protein is encoded by the exons ATGGAGCTAGAAGCATTACGTTCTATTTATGAAGGAGATGAGTGTTTCAAAGAACTTAGTCCTGTTTCCTTTCAGTATAGG ATAGGTGAAAATGGCAATCCCAAAGCCTTCCTAATAGAAATTTCATGGCCAGAAACGTACCCCCAGACAGCTCCAAACATATCCATGAATGCTTTCTTCAACAACACCAT ATCTTCAGCTATAAAACAAAGTATATTGGATAAATTAATGGAAGAAGTTGAAGTTAATCTTGGAACGGCCATGACATACACACTTTTTGAATATGCCAAAGATAATAAAGAATTGTTCATGGAAAATCAACCTGTTCATATTGTG aCATCTGTAGGCAATAACATCTCAATTGGAACTCATGAAATAGCCCCATCAAGTAAGAAAAGAGACAAAAAGGAGCAGTTGTCCAAAACCCAGAAACGAAAGCTAGCAGACAAAACAG ATCACAAAGGGGAGCTTCCTCGAGGATGGAACTGGGTGGATGTAATTAAG TTAAGCAAAACGGGTTCTAAAGATGATGAATAA